The proteins below are encoded in one region of Schistosoma mansoni, WGS project CABG00000000 data, chromosome 1 unplaced supercontig 0034, strain Puerto Rico, whole genome shotgun sequence:
- a CDS encoding XP_018644962.1: MIAPIDNSLFSHLRESARSYIRQGTYALIRYNRITLQKYKCDLEIKMVSKCPLCDCLSFNLFKLIKIGTMEHHNNYLPHKKSLN, translated from the coding sequence ATGATTGCTCCGATAgataattcgctcttctctcatttgcgggaatcagcacgttcatatatcagaCAGGGCACGTACGCACTTATACGATATAACAGAATTACTTTACAAAAGTATAAATGTGACTTAGAAATAAAAATGGTCTCAAAATGCCCTTTGTGTGATTGCTTatcatttaatttgtttaaactcATAAAAATTGGTACAATGGAGCACCATAATAATTATTTGCCACACAAAAAATCATTAAATTAG